From one Octopus sinensis unplaced genomic scaffold, ASM634580v1 Contig10850, whole genome shotgun sequence genomic stretch:
- the LOC115228636 gene encoding choline transporter-like protein 4, producing the protein MQTFFIGAMGDIMATKYDLLVFTLISVVIALIFVMLLRCFAGIIICVALLAMTVALSFGRLFLVLPGTYFFITRYYQLKDSGAEAWPGGLTTNIKSYGDYYNLNLTIGMSWCYDEGCIFGILLGVLVLVILGCWKNIRVAIQLLKETSKLLYRPYLLAYDLFMWFWLVQFIDGINICVIAGSFSGYYWALNKPKDIPVSPVIKSLRYHLGSVAFGSLIIAIVKFIRAILEYISYKLKKFNNKLVQILLMLLFDLICRIMKCCFWCLEKFLKFLTQNAYIQVVGLISFITSRGIFEIFSTGVATLFLCYCFFIFLFLVHDLDKNDGTADKPYYMSKNLMKILGKKNKPTL; encoded by the exons ATGCAGACATTTTTTATAGGAGCAATGGGAGATATTATGGCAACCAAATACGACTTGCTCGT ATTCACTCTTATTTCGGTTGTGATTGCCCTCATTTTCGTGATGCTTCTGCGATGTTTTGCGGGGATTATAATCTGTGTGGCACTACTAGCAATGACAGTCGCTCTGTCATTCGGTAGATTGTTTTTAGTATTGCCAGGGACATATTTCTTCATAACAAGATATTACCAGCTCAAAGACAGTGGAGCAGAAGCGTGGCCAGGTGGTCTCACGACCAACATCAAGTCGTATGGAGACTACTACAACCTAAATTTGACAATTGGTATGAGCTGGTGTTATGATGAAGGCTGCATATTTGGGATTCTTTTAGGAGTGTTGGTTTTGGTTATTTTGGGATGTTGGAAGAATATTCGAGTAGCCATTCAGCTGCTAAAAGAAACATCAAAGTTGTT aTATCGACCATACCTTCTTGCTTATGATCTGTTCATGTGGTTCTGGCTTGTTCAATTTATTGAcggaataaatatatgtgtgattgcTGGCTCATTCTCTGGATATTACTGGGCTCTCAACAAACCAAAAGACATCCCTGTGTCTCCCGTCATCAAATCATT GAGATATCACTTGGGGTCGGTAGCATTTGGTTCTCTCATTATCGCCATTGTCAAGTTTATTCGTGCAATCCTTGAATATATTTCCTACAAATTGAAAAAGTTCAATAACAAACTTGTCCAAATTCTTCTAATGTTgttgtttgatttgatttgtagaATCATGAAATGCTGTTTTTGGTGTCTTGAAAAATTCCTCAAATTCCTCACTCAGAACGCATATATTCAG GTTGTGGGGCTCATTTCCTTCATTACAAGTCGAGGAATATTCGAAATATTCAGCACAGGAGTGGCCACTCTATTTCTCTGCtactgtttcttcattttcttatttctagtGCACGACTTAGATAAAAATGACGGCACTGCCGATAAGCCTTATTACATGAGcaaaaatttgatgaaaatactTGGAAAAAAGAACAAGCCAACTCTTTAA